One window of Acropora palmata chromosome 1, jaAcrPala1.3, whole genome shotgun sequence genomic DNA carries:
- the LOC141891687 gene encoding cilia- and flagella-associated protein 77-like has product MSKEYVTLGAQRESLLNNPLLQKSELGRPVRRCFTLPSNGFTYGKANEGKNSGAADALMWRSAPPAQLFLKEKKALRDFVGLNKAAVQAGLTTAQEHFQYRATHDMTRKESGNEKILLKVKRIPPTMVFGIPTKPSTPVYNLLGHKYQDLWLEERRKAEEAARARQEQKRHVDKTIYETRTSRLRKFQPPVDPAPLWHMPKFEKIPAHLSTFRSEKAKEAAFKHHATDSTSRQGAFGHGIYEPAKS; this is encoded by the exons ATGAGCAAAGAATACGTGACGCTTGGAGCTCAAAGAGAATCTCTTTTAAACAATCCTCTGCTGCAAAAG tCTGAACTGGGAAGGCCTGTTAGGCGCTGTTTCACTCTGCCATCCAATGGGTTCACGTATGGCAAAGCAAATGAGGGAAAGAACAGTGGAGCTGCTGATG CTCTCATGTGGAGATCTGCTCCTCCAGCACAGCTGTTccttaaagagaaaaaagccCTGAGGGATTTTGTGGGATTGAACAAAGCAGCAGTACAGGCCGGTCTAACGACAGCTCAAGAGCATTTTCAGTACCGTGCAACTCATGACATGACAAGAAAAGAATCGGGAAACGagaaaattttgttaaaagtGAAAAGGATTCCTCCAACAATGGTCTTTGGAATTCCAACCAA ACCTTCAACTCCAGTTTACAACCTTCTGGGACACAAATACCAGGATCTCTGGTTAGAGGAGAGGCGAAAGGCTGAAGAAGCTGCCAGAGCAAGACAAGAGCAAAAG agacaTGTTGATAAGACAATTTATGAGACAAGGACTTCAAGACTACGCAAATTTCAGCCTCCAGTAGACCCAGCTCCACTGTGGCATAtgccaaaatttgaaaag ATTCCAGCTCACCTCAGCACATTTCGATCTGAAAAAGCCAAGGAAGCAGCCTTTAAGCATCATGCGACAGACAGCACTTCGCGGCAAGGGGCTTTTGGACACGGAATATATGAACCAGCTAAAAGTTAA
- the LOC141891654 gene encoding adenylate kinase 8-like: MDATKKPLLIPPEFSNYAEKHGIFQIYEWLLTKLVIEQPADPLSHMIELLDQERHVPQIIIHGPPAAGKRTMSVMASKHFNCVHITLDNLISESDSKEAKKAQEYMSAKQSVPTHVWISLIKERLQKIDCIGKGWLLEAFPQTREQAQALQAEGIIPKHFVLLEAPDTVLIERVMGKRVDPETGDVYHATFDPPTDTSVVQRLVSDPKSSEKIMIERLMEYHRHVDGILACYEKIYKSVNVDQPKADVFSQVLAYLKTNLRENAPHTPRVILLGPTGCGKSVQGELLSSKYGIINVSCSELIKQSLVDDSKLGEAVRPYVERKMMIPDDLVLQLLNNRLAQLDAVTNGWVIHGFPKTREQAESLAKAGYEPNRVIYMDVPTDTIFERLTLRSVDPVTGERYHLIYNPPRTTEVKQRLQTSAKDVESAVSERMSQYQAFIEEIEEYYEDSGQHINADQDIHTVFECIESIIVNPIPQKK; the protein is encoded by the exons ATGGATGCAACGAAGAAGCCGCTTTTAATTCCGCCAGAGTTTTCTAATTACGCCGAGAAGCATGGTATATTCCAGATTTATGAG tGGCTCCTCACTAAACTTGTCATAGAGCAACCGGCTGATCCTCTCTCTCACATGATAGAACTCTTGGATCAAGAGAGACATG TTCCACAGATCATTATCCATGGCCCTCCAGCTGCAGGAAAGCGAACCATG TCTGTTATGGCAAGCAAGCACTTTAACTGCGTGCACATCACTCTTGATAATCTCATCTCAGAATCAGACTCAAAGGAAGCGAAAAAg GCCCAGGAATATATGTCAGCCAAACAG TCAGTTCCTACTCATGTGTGGATCTCTTTGATCAAAGAAAGGCTTCAGAAAATAGACTGTATTGGGAAG GGCTGGCTACTGGAAGCTTTTCCACAAACAAGGGAGCAG GCTCAAGCGCTACAAGCAGAAGGAATAATACCCAAACATTTTG TGCTGCTAGAGGCTCCGGACACTGTACTTATTGAGAGAGTGATGGGCAAAAGAGTTGACCCAGAAACAGGAG ATGTATACCATGCCACGTTTGACCCACCCACTGACACTTCTGTTGTGCAACGGCTTGTTTCCGATCCCAAGTCCTCAGAGAAAATCATGATTGAAAGGCTGATGGAATATCACAG ACATGTTGATGGAATTTTGGCATGTTATGAGAAAATCTATAAATCTGTGAATGTTGATCAGCCAAAAGCAGATGTGTTTTCACAAG TGTTGGCCTACCTGAAGACCAATCTTCGGGAAAATGCACCCCACACACCCCGAGTAATACTGCTGGGTCCCACAGGGTGTGGTAAGAGTGTACAAGGTGAACTACTGTCCAGTAAATATGGCATAATAAATG TTTCCTGTTCAGAGCTGATTAAGCAGTCTCTTGTTGATGATTCCAAACTCGGCGAAGCAGTCAGGCCATATGTGGAGAGGAAAATGATGA TCCCGGACGATCTGGTGCTTCAGTTGCTAAATAATCGCTTGGCTCAGTTGGATGCAGTAACTAACGGCTGGGTTATACATGGGTTTCCCAAAACCAGAGAACAAGCAGAGTCACTTGCGAAAGCGGGATATGAACCAAACAG GGTCATATATATGGACGTGCCGACAGACACCATTTTTGAACGGCTCACCCTGCGAAGTGTAGACCCAGTTACTGGGGAGAG aTACCATCTCATTTACAACCCGCCGCGAACTACAGAAGTCAAGCAAAGGCTGCAAACG AGCGCTAAGGACGTGGAGTCAGCGGTAAGTGAAAGAATGTCTCAGTACCAGGCCTTCATTGAGGAGATAGAGGAGTACTACGAAGATTCTGGGCAACACATTAATGCGGACCAGGACATTCATACTGTATTCGAATGCATTGAGAGTATCATTGTAAACCCTATACCGCAAAAGAAGTGA
- the LOC141891670 gene encoding abasic site processing protein HMCES-like codes for MCGRTACTLGCDEFPKACRYTGKDGKTQEPQWRDGGKYFPSHNISPQSYTPVLVSSQHFIDGTSEALPERILQPMKWGLVPSWHRGDPKEFTYNMSNARSDTLLDKKSFKSPLEKGKRCVVLAEGFFEWQNLKGGKKQPYFIHFKSMEPKKGESIIQKYDSEDVYVKKEDSAEARGTKRLLAMAGLFDHWKAPKDSSSEDKDLFSYTIITVDSTDTFKWLHHRMPAVLDGEEEIRQWLDYGEVPWKEAMNLVAPKDCLEWYPVSTVVNNSRNKSPDCIKPIDLSKQEKPAAGTLFSYFKRSPTKAEKSIIDELALAPKKPKFEQ; via the exons ATGTGTGGGAGAACAGCGTG CACACTAGGATGCGATGAATTTCCCAAGGCATGCAGATACACAGGGAAAgatggaaaaacacaagaaccTCAGTGGAGGGATGGCGGAAAATATTTCCCATCGCATAACATTAGCCCACAATCTTATAC cCCAGTATTGGTGTCGAGTCAGCATTTCATTGATGGAACCTCAGAGGCCCTGCCTGAAAGGATTCTGCAGCCCATGAAATGGGGACTTGTTCCTTCCTGGCATCGTGGAGACCCTAAAGAGTTCACGTACAACATGAGCAATGCTCGCAGTGATACTTTGTTAGACAAGAAGTCATTTAAGTCCCCTCTTGAGAAAGGCAAACGATGTGTTGTCTTAGCAGAAGG GTTCTTTGAGTGGCAGAACTTGAAGGGAGGGAAGAAGCAGCCATATTTTATCCATTTCAAATCTATGGAACCTAAAAAAGGTGAAAGTATTATCCAGAAGTATGATTCAGAAGATGTTTATGTCAAAAAGGAAGATTCTGCTGAGGCAAGGGGGACGAAACGTCTCCTGGCAATGGCTGGGTTGTTTGATCACTGGAAAGCACCAAAA GACAGTTCCAGTGAAGACAaagatttgttttcttataCTATCATCACAGTGGATTCAACCGACACTTTCAAGTGGCTACATCATAGAATGCCA GCTGTATTAGATGGTGAGGAAGAAATTCGTCAGTGGTTAGACTATGGAGAAGTTCCGTGGAAGGAA GCTATGAATCTTGTTGCACCCAAAGACTGTTTGGAATGGTATCCTGTGTCTACAGTCGTAAACAACTCGAGGAATAAATCACCTGACTGCATCAAGCCTATTGACTT ATCCAAACAAGAGAAGCCTGCAGCTGGAACACTTTTTTCCTACTTTAAGAGATCACCCACAAAAGCTGAGAAATCAATAATTGATGAACTGGCATTAGCTcccaaaaaaccaaaatttgagcAGTGA